From Daucus carota subsp. sativus chromosome 6, DH1 v3.0, whole genome shotgun sequence:
tatttaaaattttcattaatttataaatatcttgacttataaattacactaaaattatttttaatatgtaaaaactaaattaaaatttatttttgatcttcaaaaatattttacatattattttttaatgttattgacttctgaaataaattataaacgaaaataaaaaagaatgaaGAAAGGGAAAAAAATACCTGGTTGGGGGTGGAGAATGGAGGATGAAAAATTTGGGTAGAAATGAAATGACAGATTTCATAAAACAAAGGACACCAAAGTGAATGAaactgattattttttttttctttattagtTACCTCTGACCAAACGGCCTCTTAGTCTTACTCTGCGTAGCAcaagattttttttcttaatataaatAGAGGGACTCCACAGCATCCCACGTGGCAGCATAGTCTTGTGAAATTTGGACAAACATGCATCCATTCATATCCAACACAACACTAGTGAGCATCGGGAAATATGAAATATCACATAACAAAACTCAAAGTAATAAAAGCTTATGAACAAGGGAGCAAGCTTAAAAGAAAAACATACACTACACTTTTGTTCAAACAAATCGCTCCACCGCACTTTCTTTGTAGCTCACTAGCTGGTACATTTCCATTCAACCTAAGATctgctttgttttatttttatattatccgATTTGGTTACTCTTATTTTTTTGCATGTATATATTAGGTACTAAGAAGAAGTGTTCTTTAGGTGTTTTTATGTTGTTGCATGTTGGGATGTATTTTTTCATCGATTTGGGGGTTTAAGGTTTCAGTTTGGTCTTTGAGTGTTGGTTTGTATATTTGCTTTACATTGTTGTGAAGAAATGTTTGATTGCTTCTTCTGTTTAAATCAATTGTGCTAGTTATAATGTGTGATTATGTTTATGGAGATTTGTTAAAGACAACACAGATGGAAATAAAATAACTTATCTGCTTAAATTGTAAGTTTGGCCTTGACATGTTGGCAAATAAACTTGATATGTCACTCCCTTGTGGTAATTACTATTTCTGTTGGTTGATGACTACAAGTTCTAAGAGGACTGTAtaaggtttttaatttttcattttgtatAAACTGTAATAGTGTAGGCTTGACAAATGGGAAAAGATTCAGGATCATCTTCTGGTTTTATTAACAAGAATGAAGTGTTAGATGTTAAGCCATTGCGAACCATATATCCCGTATTCCCAAAGCAATCCGGTAATCCATCACTAACAGGATCTTCCTCACCCGGTGTCACACCGTTTTACCCTTTTTTGGTTCAAAAGGAGTCTAAAGGACCAAAACCTAATCAAGCAGGGCCTTCCACTTTTGACAAGACATTACTATCACCAGTGCCACTAAATTCTTACAAAACTCCATCCCAGTATTCAGATGGAGATTCAGGACCATCAAGAAGGGACATCAGGAGTCATAAAGGTGTATCTGCACTCGATGATGGTTATAGCAACTACCATAATCAGAGTGACCGGTTTGGAGAAGGTACCAGTAAGAAGCGAAAAGGAAAAACACCGAAAACAACTGCTGTAGTTGATCGCTCAGCTTCAGTGGATGTAGACGACATTGTTGCCAAATCTTTGAAAGAGTTTAAACTTATTGACTTGGAACCTGCACAACAAACTGATGGGAACAAGGAGTTAATTGATCAGATACTCATGGTTTATAATTTGTTGCGGAGAAGGATTATTCAACTTGAAGAATCCAGGGGAGATAATCCCAAGTTTACAAGACGTCCAGACATGACGGCAGGACAAATGCTGATGAGGAAAGGTATTCGGACAAATAAAAGGAAGATAATTGGAGCTGTACCTGGGATCGAAGTTGGTGATGTTTTCTTTTTCAGGATGGAAATGTCTCTTGCAGGTTTGCATGCTCCAGTTATGGCTGGGATAGATTACATGGGTGTGCACATGAGTGGTTTGGAAGAACCTTTGGCTCTGAGCATCGTTTCATCTGAAGTATATGGAGATGTAGATGAAGACGGGGATGTCTTGATTTACAGTGGACAAGGTGGAGTTGATAGGAAAGATGGAAAAGTGGCTGATCAAAAGCTGGAAAGAGGTAATCTTGCTCTGGAGACAAGCATGCATAGAGGTAATGAGGTAAGAGTTATAAGGGGTCTGAAAGATATTGCTAATGCAACCGGAAAAGTATATGTGTATGATGGCCTGTACAAGATCCATGAGTCATGGAAGGAGGAAGGGAAGGGTGGATGCAATGTTTTTAAGTACAAGCTTGTTAGAATACCCAAGCAGCCTAAAGCTTTTACTCTATGGAAATCAATTGAGCTGTGGAAGGATGGTGTTACTTCAAGAACCGGTATGATCTTGCCTGACCTTACTTCAGGAAAAGAAATTCTGCCAGTTTGTCTTGTAAATGAGGTGGATAATGAAAGGGGTCCTGCTTACTTTACATATACACCTTTCCTCAAATATGAAAAACCATTTAATTTACCAAAGCCTTCACCGAGCTGCACCTGTAGAGGTGGATGCCAACCTGGGGACATTAAGTGTCCTTGTATTCAAATAAATGAAGGTTTTATTCCGTACGTTTCTCCTGGGGTTCTTGTGAGTCGCAAAACAATGATACATGAGTGTGGTTCTTCTTGCTTATGCCCTCTTACTTGCCGAAATCGTGTGTCTCAAGCCGGTTTAAAAGTCCATCTGGAGGTGTTTAAAACAAAGAATAAAGGTTGGGGGCTTAGGTCTTGGGATCCAATCCGCTCCGGacagtttatttgtgtgtacgGTGGAGAGGCAATTGATACATCCAAAACAATGGAACTTCGTGGTGAGGaagataattattatatatttgactCCACTCGTGCATATCCTTCAGTAGAATGTTTCCCGGATGGTCATGCTGAAGTCCCTCTTCCCCTTGTTATAAATGCATATAGGTCTGGTAATGTTGCTCGTTTTATGAACCACAGCTGTTCGCCAAATGTGTTTTGGCAGCCAGTTGTAAGAGAAAATTACAATGAAGCATATGCTGATATTGCCTTCTATGCATTTGGACACATTTCTCCTCTGCAAGAGTTGACATTCGATTATGGTATGGTCCAGGAAAACACACAGATGAAGAAAAGTTGCCTATGTGGTTCTTCTGAATGCAGAGGTTTTTTCTATTGAACTACATGGAGCTGTTGCTAAAGCTGCCTACAATAAAAGGTCATTTCTACACCATTTTTAATGTTTCTCTCATATGATGTGGTCTCGATTGTGCATTCTAATTACTGTTACTTTATACTGCATATTTGCCACCCTCAAATAAAACAATGCTTAGGCCCAACAGATATCAGAAATGTCACTCAGGCAACCTCCTAATCTTAATAATACGTCCCACCTCTAAGATAAACCTCCTGAATACCAAATAGAAATCATCAACTTTTTCTAACCACAAACCTTGAAATGAACTGCTAAAGATTGCTGCCAAAATAACTGGCAATCCACCATAACCCCCCATAGTCTGCTGTCATCAAGTCTTAaacttttttgttgtttgacaTTTAGTGGTCAAATTGACCGATTAAATAATgcagattatttatattattggattgaaataaattttcttaaaatatcacatgaatttttttttaaaattaaatttaaaatgtaCTCACCAGTTAGACTTAAAAGAAAGACTTTATATATTAGGTAAAcgtttggtcaaattgaccacaAATTCAACGTAGGACGGTTAATTTGGGATGACTGACACGATATTATTAATGCTTCGGTTTCATCCTTGCACAATG
This genomic window contains:
- the LOC108226722 gene encoding histone-lysine N-methyltransferase, H3 lysine-9 specific SUVH1, which codes for MGKDSGSSSGFINKNEVLDVKPLRTIYPVFPKQSGNPSLTGSSSPGVTPFYPFLVQKESKGPKPNQAGPSTFDKTLLSPVPLNSYKTPSQYSDGDSGPSRRDIRSHKGVSALDDGYSNYHNQSDRFGEGTSKKRKGKTPKTTAVVDRSASVDVDDIVAKSLKEFKLIDLEPAQQTDGNKELIDQILMVYNLLRRRIIQLEESRGDNPKFTRRPDMTAGQMLMRKGIRTNKRKIIGAVPGIEVGDVFFFRMEMSLAGLHAPVMAGIDYMGVHMSGLEEPLALSIVSSEVYGDVDEDGDVLIYSGQGGVDRKDGKVADQKLERGNLALETSMHRGNEVRVIRGLKDIANATGKVYVYDGLYKIHESWKEEGKGGCNVFKYKLVRIPKQPKAFTLWKSIELWKDGVTSRTGMILPDLTSGKEILPVCLVNEVDNERGPAYFTYTPFLKYEKPFNLPKPSPSCTCRGGCQPGDIKCPCIQINEGFIPYVSPGVLVSRKTMIHECGSSCLCPLTCRNRVSQAGLKVHLEVFKTKNKGWGLRSWDPIRSGQFICVYGGEAIDTSKTMELRGEEDNYYIFDSTRAYPSVECFPDGHAEVPLPLVINAYRSGNVARFMNHSCSPNVFWQPVVRENYNEAYADIAFYAFGHISPLQELTFDYGMVQENTQMKKSCLCGSSECRGFFY